ATGTGCGTCGTGATCATCGCGCTGGGCTTCACGTCGATGATGTTCGGTCTGGTGATCTCCTCGCTGGTGAAGACCGCCGAGAAGACCATGCCGCTGCTGGTCATGTTCGCGATCGTCCAGGTCGTCTTCACCGGCACGCTCTTCCAGGTCTACGGTTCGCCCGGCCTGGAGCAGTTCGCCTGGCTGATGCCCTCGCGCTGGGCGATCGCCGGCACCGGAGCCACCCTCGACCTGGCTCATCTGATGCCGCCGTGGGACCCGAAGAACCCGACCGACCTGGACCCGCTGTGGGACCACTCGGTGGCGCAGTGGAGCGTGAACCTCGCGATCCTGCTGTTCATCGGCGCCCTCTGCGGGTTCGTGGTGGCGCGGCTGCTGCGCCGCCACGAACCGGAGGTCATGCGCAAGTAGCGGGGCCGACCCGCGTACGACGCCGGTGGGCGGCACCCCTTCGCGGGGTGCCGCCCACCGGCGTCTGTGCGTGGCCGTACGCGTGTGCCCTGTGCCGCCCCGCGTCGTGCGTCGTTGCCCGTACGGGGGCGGGGCACCGTGCGTCGCGCTCGGGCCGGGTGCCGGGCGCCGGATCAGTAGGCGCTGTCGACGTTGTCGATCGAGCCGTAGCGGTCGGCGGCGTAGTTGGCCGCGGCCACGATGTTGGCGACCGGGTGGTACTGGCTGTGCGGGGTCCCCTTGACGTGGTACGTGTCGAAGGTCGGCTTGATCACCTGGAGCAGGCCGATCGACGGGACGCCGTTCTTGGCGTTGATGTCCCAGTTGTTGATCGCCCGCGGGTTGCCGCTGGACTCACGCATGATGTTGCGGTGCAGACCCTCGTACGAGCCGGGGATCTTCTCCTTCTTCATGATGGACAGGGCTTCCTTGATCCATCCGTTCAGGTTGTTGGCGTAGGCGGGCTTGCGGTCCGCGGACCGGCTGGCCTTGGCCTTCGCGGCGGCGCGCTTCTTCGCCTTCGCCTTCGCGGCGGCCTTCTTCTTGGCGGCGGCCTTCTCTTCGGCCTGCGCCTTTTCCTTACCCTTCGTGTCCTGCTTCGCGTGTATCTCCGCGACGCGCTCGGCGAGGGTGTGCTGCTCGGTCAGGCTCTTGTGGGCGGGAGCCGCCTGGGAGCCGCCGGTGGTCGACTTGAACGCCACCGGGGCGGTGGACGTGGACGCTGCTGCGGCCTTGCCCTCGCCCTCGGCGGACGCGTGGCCCGGGATCAAGGAGAAGGTGAGGGCCGCGGCGGCTGCGGCTGTCACACCGGCGATCGAGAGCCGGCGGCTCTTGTTCGAACGGTTGGCAGGAGTGCTGGACGCGGTCATTCGACATACCTCTTCGAATAGCGGGAGTCGCGGAGGCCAGGTCGGCCAATGCCTTCTCGGCGGCGACGGCTGCAATTCTTAGCGGCAGCAAAATGCTGTGGCAAAGGTGTGACGTACGACCCTTGGTAGTGGAAAGGGGTGCAAACGGGACAGGCCATTCGCCCCCTTTGTCGCGTCGAACCGCGACGATTTGTCCACTAGATTCCTTAGTAAGTGATCTGCGTCCTATGTGCGGCGTCACATTGGCCGGGGGTCGATCTCACCCGAGGTTGCTGGAGCAATCCATAGCGTGAGCGCTTTCGAGGGGGCTGGACGAGGGGGTGTCGCCGCGCTTGTGCGAGGGGCCGGCCGGGGCGCCCGGGAGGCGGTACGGGAGCGGCTTCGGCAGGGGCGGGTGCGAGGGCCGTACGGGCTCGCGCGGCCGGATCGCCGCCTTGTCCACGGGGGCTCCGTGCTCCAGGCAGTACGCGACCAACCGGGGCACGTCGGCTCCCGCCTGCCTGAGGTGCCCGGCGGGGCGCGGGGGCTGGACCGCCGGCCTCGGCCCCGTACGGGTACTCGTCGCGCGGGGGCTCGCCGGTGCCCCCGCGTCTGGCCGAGCGGTTCGATCCCGACGGCCACCCGCGTGTCCGTCGCGCCCGGCCCCTGCGGGGCGACGCCCGCGTCCACGGCGACGGATGCGGGCTGCGGTCAACCTGGCCGGCGGTCCGGCGGTCCGGCGGTCCGGCGGTCCGGCGGTCCGGCGGGGCCGCGTGAGGCGAGCGTCGAACTGGACGAGCCCGGTGTTCCGGGCGGCGGTACGGGTGGCGGCGCGGGTCCTGCTGCCGGATGCGGGCGCCGGTGCCGGGCTGGGGCGTCCCTCCCGCGTGACTCCCTCAGCCGGTCCCGGCCGCTGAGCCGACGCGCACCCCGGGCCGTGGCGTGACCGCCGACCCCGCCGACCCCGCCGTCGCAGGGCGCCGCCCGTCGCCCGCCACCAGCCGACGCGGCCCCCCGCCCGTCGGGCGCCGACAGCGGGACCCAAAGCTCGCCGCCCGTCGCATACGTCTTCGCCCCCCGCCACCAGCCGGGGCGGACCTCACCGGCCTCGCGGCGCTCCGGCATCTCGCGGTGCTCCGGCACCTCCCGGCGCTCCGGGTCGGGTACAGCGGGTCGTACGCCTCCGCCCCCCGCCGGATTCCGACCCTGCCCGCCCCGCCGGGGGAGGGCAGCGCGAAGCCGACCGGCCCGCCGTGAGCGACCGGTCCCGCCCCGTTTACGCCCCCGGAGGGCGCCCCCGCCCCGACCCCCGCCCCGTCGCACCCCCACGAGCACGAGCCCCGCCACCGCCGCGTCCCCGCCGGTCCACGGCTCCTCCGGCCCCGGTCACCAGGCACCCCGCCCAGGCACCCGTAAGCCCCTGCCCCCTCCCCCTGCCCCCGCCGCGCCCCCGGTCAGCTCATCGGACCGCCCACAGCAGTGAGGCCGCCGCGTACCGGCCGCTCACCGGACGCTCGTGGAGCAGCCGCAGGAAGCCCGGCACCACCGACGCGGGTTCCGGCCGCGGGTCGTCGTCGTCCGGCACGGCCGCCGCGTACAGGTCCGTCCGCATGTCGCCCGGATCGACCGCCCACACCCGCAGCTCCGGCTCCTCCACGGCCAGCACGGCGGCGAGCTGGTCGAGCGCGGCCTTGGACGCCCCGTACCCGCCCCAGGTCTCGTACGCCTCCGCCGCCGCCTCCGAGCTGACCGCCATCACCGTCCCCGCGCCACCGGCCCGCAGCAGCGGCAGTGACTCCTGCACCAGCCCGAGCGCCGCCACCACATTCGTCTCCAGCGCGGCCCGCAGGCCGTCCAGCCCCAGCGCGTCCAGCCGCACCAGCGGCTCGGCGCCCAGCGCGCTCGCGTTGCTCACCAGCAGATCGAGCCCGCCCAGTAAGGCCGCCGCCGCGACCAGCTCGGCGCGGTGCGCGGGGTCCGTCACGTCCCCCGGCACCGCCGTCACCCGCGTCCCGTGCGCCCGTATCTCCTCCGCCGCCTCGGCCAGCGGGCCGGGCGTCCTGGCGTCGAGCACCAGGTCCCACCCCTCCCGCGCGAGGGCCCCGCCGAGCGCCCGCCCGAGCCCCTTCGAAGCCCCCGTGATGATCGCCACCGACATGGTGTCCGTTCCTTCCGGCCGCACCTCGCCCCGCGACGGTCGCCGAGGGCCGTTGTGCCCAACATAGAAAGGACGACGGTCCCGCCACCTCGGCCACGCGGCCCGCCCGCCGACGGCTGTTGGACCTAGGTCCTGTCCCGGCCCGCTCCCCGGGAGCGGACGCACACGTCCTAGGCCATCCGCCCTCCGCCGCTGCGTCCCTGGCCCGATCCGCCCCCCGCCGGCCCGCCGGTACCGTGAGGTCATGAGCCATCGACCGAGTTCCGGGCTCGCGGCCGTGAGCACCGCGCTCCTCGCGATGAGCAGACATCTGGAGGTGCGCGACGTCCTCAAGACGATCGTGGCCTCCGCCCGCGAGCTGCTCGACGCCGAGTACGCGGCGCTCGGGGTGCCCGACGACCACGGCGGCTTCGCCCAGTTCGTGGTCGACGGTGTCAGCGACGCCCAGTGGAAGGCCATCGGCCCCCTTCCGCGTCAGCACGGCGTCCTCGCCGCGATGCTCCACGAGGCCGGGCCCAAGCGGCTCGGCGACGTACGGAAGGACCCCCGCTTCGGCGGCTGGCCCGCCGCGCACCCCGACATGTCCGACTTCCTGGGCCTGCCGATCCGGGACGGCGACGAGACGATCGGCACCCTCTTCCTCGCCAACAAGCGCGGCCCCCGCCCCGACGGCGGCTGCGGCTTCACCGAGGAGGACGAGGAGCTGCTCGGCATCCTGGCCCAGCACGCCGCCATCGCCCTCACCAACGCCCGGCTGTACGAGCGCGGCCGGGAGCTGACCATCGTCGAGGAGCGCTCCCGGCTCGCCCACGAACTCCACGACGCCGTCAGCCAGAAACTCTTCTCGCTGCGCCTGACCGCCCAGGCCGCCGCCGGTCTCATCGACCGGGACCCCGCCCGCGCCAAGGACGAACTGCAACGGGTCGCCGACCTCGCCGCCGAGGCCGTCGACGAACTGCGTGCCGCCGTCGTGGAGCTGCGCCCGGCCGCGCTGGACGAGGACGGCCTCGTCCACACCCTGCGCGCCCACATCCAGGTCCTCGACCGTGCGCACGCCGCCCACGTCACCTTCGACAGCTGTGGCGTACGGGCCCTGCCCGCCGCCCAGGAGGAGGCGATGCTGCGCGTGGCCCAGGAGGCGCTCCACAACGCCCTGCGCCACTCCGGCGGCGACCGGGTCGACGTGAGCATCGCCCGCCGGGGCCAGGGCGCGGTCCTCAGCGTCACCGACAACGGCAAGGGCTTCGAACCGAGAACGGTCCGCAGGGCGGGCCGCCACCTCGGACTGGTCTCCATGCGGGACCGGTCCGGCGGGGTCGGCGGCAGGCTGACGGTGCAATCGGCGCCCGGACAGGGCACCACGATCGAGATGGAAGTGCCCGGTGGCTGACGACAGAAGAATCCGTGTCCTGCTGGTGGACGACCACCAGGTGGTCCGCCGGGGTCTGCGCACCTTCCTGGAGATCCAGGACGACATCGAGGTCGTGGGCGAGGCGTCCGACGGCGACGAGGGCGTGGCCGGGGCCGAGGAACTGCGCCCCGACGTCGTCCTCATGGACATCAAGATGCCCGGCACCGACGGCATCGAGGCGCTGCGCAGACTCCGCGAACTCGCCAATCCGGCGAGGGTGCTGATAGTGACGAGCTTCACCGAGCAGCGCACGGTGGTGCCCGCGCTGCGGGCGGGGGCGGCCGGTTACGTCTACAAGGACATCGACCCGGAGGCGCTGGCCGGGGCCATCCGCTCCGTGCACGCGGGCCATGTCCTGCTCCAGCCGGAGGTGGCGGGCGCCCTGCTCGCCCAGGACGAACCGGGCACCGGGCACGGCCGGGGTTCCTCGCTCACCGACCGGGAGCGCGAGGTGGTGACCCTGATCGCGGACGGCCGCTCCAACCGCGAGATCGCCCGCGCGCTCGTCCTCTCGGAGAAGACGGTGAAGACCCATGTCTCGAACATCCTGATGAAACTGGATCTCGCGGACCGTACGCAGGCGGCGCTGTGGGCGGTACGGCACGGCATCACGGGCTGACAATCCGCTGGTCGGACCGGTTGGACCGGTTGGACCGGTCGGCGCAGGCGGACCTCCGCCCGCCCGCGCCGCCAAGCGGACTGTCGTCCTCCGATCTGAGATTCATACCGTCGGGTGTATGTCCCCCACATGGCGTATCCCCGGGCGGTGTCCGCCCGTTCTCCCCGGCGTACCGCGCACTACCGGCGCGGTCCTTGCGATGGAGGATTTCCACCCGATGAACAGCTTCAAGAAGGCCGCCGCCCTCACCGTGATCGCCGGGGGGCTCGTCGCCGCCGGCTCCGGCGCCGCCTTCGCCACCGGCGGCCCGCACGCGGACGCCGACGGCCGCGCCGTCCACTCGCCGGGCGTCGGCTCCGGCAACCTCGCGCAGATCCCGGTGGGGATCCCCGTGAACGCGGTCGGCAACACGGTCAACGTGATCGGCCTCCTCAACCCGGCGTTCGCCAACGGCGGCCTCAACCACTGACCGACCCCTCTGATCCACCCCACCAAGGCCGCGCGGCCCCGGTGCCCGTCCGCCACGACGGACCCACCGGGGCCGTGCGCTTGGCCCCCGTCCACCGGCGGTGCGGCGGTGGCGTCCCGCCACACCCGCCCACGCCGTGCCCTCGCCCCACCGCCGCACCACCCCCGCCGCACCACCTCACCGCAGCAACACCCCCGCTCAGCGCGCCCGCTCAACACCCCCGTTCAGCGCGCCCCGCGCTCCCTCTCCTCCACGTACGCGTTGTACGCGGCCACCTGCGCCCGCCGCGACACCCGCTCCACCGGCCGCAGCGCCTCACCCCGCGCCGCCATCTCCGACGCGCTCACCGCTCCGCCGTGCCCGTGCTCCCGCGCCAGCCCCACCAGCAGCCCCACCCGCTGCGCCAGCTCCAGCACCCGTACGGCACGCGGCGGATACCCCGGAGCCAGCACCTCCCGGCCCCGCTCCGCCCGCGCCCGGTACGCGTCCAGCGCCGCCTCCGCCACCGGCCCCGACGCCGCCACGTCCAGCCGCGACAGCGCCTCCGTCGCCTCCCGCAGCGCCTCGGCCAGCTCCCGCTCCGCCTCACCGAGCGACGGCACATCCGCCGGCGGCGCCTCCCGCACCGCCAGGCAGTGCCAGACCACCTCGACATGGAGATCACCCTCGGGCCCCGCCGCCGACACCTCGGGCACCAGACCGTACGGCGCCCCCGAGGCGACCACCGCCTCCCCGGCCTCCAGGGCGCGGGCGTTGAAGTCCGGCGGCCCGCTGAGCCCCAGCGGATGCCCCGGCGCCGGCAGCGCCACCCGCCACCCGGTCACCCCGAGCGCACGCAGCCGGCCGAGCGCAAGCGTCAGCCCGACCGGCCCCTCCTCGCCCGGCAGCCCCGCCACCCGGTGCACCGCGTCCGGCCCGACGATCGCGAGAGCCGCGTCGTCCGGCGATACGAATCCTGCCAAGAGGGCATTTCCCCAGGCGGCCAGAAGTCCTGAGCGTGGTTCCACAAGCATGGGCCCAGCCTAGGGAACGGACCTAAGGAGTTGACCGCCGGACCGGTGGCGTAGGTTTTCCCTGTGGAGCTGCGCCCACAGGCGCACGCCGGATCTCAAGACGCATGGGGAGACAACGCGCTCATGAGCGATGTACTGGAGCTGGTGGACGTATCCGTGGTCCGCGACGGCCGCGCTCTGGTGGACGATGTCTCCTGGTCCGTCAAGGAGGGTGAACGCTGGGTGATCCTCGGCCCCAACGGCGCCGGGAAGACCACCCTCCTCAACCTCGCCTCCAGCTATCTCTTCCCCTCCACCGGCAAGGTGACGATCCTCGGCGACAAGCTCGGCAAGGTCGACGTCTTCGAACTCCGCCCCCGCATCGGCATCGCCGGTGTCGCGATGGCCGAGAAGCTCCCCAAGCGCCAGACCGTGCTCCAGACCGTCCTCACCGCCGCGTACGGCATGACCGCCACCTGGAACGAGGACTACGACGAGATGGACGAGCGGCGCGCCCGCGCCTTCCTCGACCGCCTCGGCATGACCGAGTACCTGGACCGCAGATTCGGCACCCTCTCCGAGGGCGAACGCAAGCGGACCCTGATCGCCCGCGCGATGATGACCGACCCCGAACTGCTGCTCCTCGACGAGCCCGCCGCCGGTCTCGACCTCGGTGGCCGCGAGGATCTCGTACGCCGCCTCGGCCGGCTCGCCAGGGACCCGTACGCCCCCTCCATGATCATGGTCACCCACCATGTCGAGGAGATCGCGCCCGGGTTCACCCATGTCCTCATGATCCGCCAGGGCAAGGTCCTCGCCGCCGGCCCCATGGAGACCGAGCTGACGTCCCGTAACCTCTCCCTCTGCTTCGGCCTCCCGCTCGTCGTCGAGCAGAGCGACGACCGCTGGTCGGCGCGCGGTCTGCCGCTGCGCTGAGCCCCGACGAGCCCCCCGTACACCCCCTGTCCCGACCCGACCCGCCGCTCTACCATGGCGGTGTGGAAATCGAAGCGTGGGTGTGGTGGCTGATCGCGGCCGTGGGACTGGGAATTCCCCTCGTCCTGACGGCGATGCCCGAGTTCGGGATGTTCTCCGCGGGCGCTGTGGCCGGTGCCGTCGTCGCGGCGCTCGGCGGCGGAATCGTCGCTCAAGTCCTGGTCTTCGTGGGCGTATCGGTCGCCCTGATCGCCGTCGTACGACCACTCGCCGCCCGCCAGGGCTCCCGAACAACCCGGCTGAACACGGGAATCGACGCGCTGAAAGGCCGTCAGGCGGTGGTTCTCGAACGCGTCGACGGCAGCGGTGGCCGGATCAAACTCGCCGGCGAGATCTGGTCGGCCCGTACGCTCGACGCCGAACAGAGCTTTGAACCGGGGGAGAAGGTCGATGTCGCGGACATCGACGGCGCGACCGCGGTCGTGATGTAACA
Above is a window of Streptomyces sp. NBC_01498 DNA encoding:
- a CDS encoding ABC transporter ATP-binding protein, with amino-acid sequence MSDVLELVDVSVVRDGRALVDDVSWSVKEGERWVILGPNGAGKTTLLNLASSYLFPSTGKVTILGDKLGKVDVFELRPRIGIAGVAMAEKLPKRQTVLQTVLTAAYGMTATWNEDYDEMDERRARAFLDRLGMTEYLDRRFGTLSEGERKRTLIARAMMTDPELLLLDEPAAGLDLGGREDLVRRLGRLARDPYAPSMIMVTHHVEEIAPGFTHVLMIRQGKVLAAGPMETELTSRNLSLCFGLPLVVEQSDDRWSARGLPLR
- a CDS encoding SDR family NAD(P)-dependent oxidoreductase, which translates into the protein MSVAIITGASKGLGRALGGALAREGWDLVLDARTPGPLAEAAEEIRAHGTRVTAVPGDVTDPAHRAELVAAAALLGGLDLLVSNASALGAEPLVRLDALGLDGLRAALETNVVAALGLVQESLPLLRAGGAGTVMAVSSEAAAEAYETWGGYGASKAALDQLAAVLAVEEPELRVWAVDPGDMRTDLYAAAVPDDDDPRPEPASVVPGFLRLLHERPVSGRYAAASLLWAVR
- a CDS encoding NfeD family protein encodes the protein MEIEAWVWWLIAAVGLGIPLVLTAMPEFGMFSAGAVAGAVVAALGGGIVAQVLVFVGVSVALIAVVRPLAARQGSRTTRLNTGIDALKGRQAVVLERVDGSGGRIKLAGEIWSARTLDAEQSFEPGEKVDVADIDGATAVVM
- a CDS encoding GAF domain-containing sensor histidine kinase → MSHRPSSGLAAVSTALLAMSRHLEVRDVLKTIVASARELLDAEYAALGVPDDHGGFAQFVVDGVSDAQWKAIGPLPRQHGVLAAMLHEAGPKRLGDVRKDPRFGGWPAAHPDMSDFLGLPIRDGDETIGTLFLANKRGPRPDGGCGFTEEDEELLGILAQHAAIALTNARLYERGRELTIVEERSRLAHELHDAVSQKLFSLRLTAQAAAGLIDRDPARAKDELQRVADLAAEAVDELRAAVVELRPAALDEDGLVHTLRAHIQVLDRAHAAHVTFDSCGVRALPAAQEEAMLRVAQEALHNALRHSGGDRVDVSIARRGQGAVLSVTDNGKGFEPRTVRRAGRHLGLVSMRDRSGGVGGRLTVQSAPGQGTTIEMEVPGG
- a CDS encoding transglycosylase SLT domain-containing protein; amino-acid sequence: MTASSTPANRSNKSRRLSIAGVTAAAAAALTFSLIPGHASAEGEGKAAAASTSTAPVAFKSTTGGSQAAPAHKSLTEQHTLAERVAEIHAKQDTKGKEKAQAEEKAAAKKKAAAKAKAKKRAAAKAKASRSADRKPAYANNLNGWIKEALSIMKKEKIPGSYEGLHRNIMRESSGNPRAINNWDINAKNGVPSIGLLQVIKPTFDTYHVKGTPHSQYHPVANIVAAANYAADRYGSIDNVDSAY
- a CDS encoding response regulator transcription factor, with the protein product MADDRRIRVLLVDDHQVVRRGLRTFLEIQDDIEVVGEASDGDEGVAGAEELRPDVVLMDIKMPGTDGIEALRRLRELANPARVLIVTSFTEQRTVVPALRAGAAGYVYKDIDPEALAGAIRSVHAGHVLLQPEVAGALLAQDEPGTGHGRGSSLTDREREVVTLIADGRSNREIARALVLSEKTVKTHVSNILMKLDLADRTQAALWAVRHGITG
- a CDS encoding chaplin, which produces MNSFKKAAALTVIAGGLVAAGSGAAFATGGPHADADGRAVHSPGVGSGNLAQIPVGIPVNAVGNTVNVIGLLNPAFANGGLNH